AACCAGTTCATATCTCGCCAATTAGTTGAATCTCATCTGTTTTGTTTGTCTATAGTACTTTGCACAAATCTCTTAGATCAAAATAAAATGGGAGAGGGACCAATGTACCAAATAGTTTACTATCATTTCTGTACTAAAAGATTTAAGTTAATACAGGTTGCAGAAGAGGAAGCTTCAGATGTCGATTCCAAGTTCCGGAGTTTGGTAGCAATCGGGTCACTGGTTAGTTTCCGCAAACAAGTAGAGAGTAATATATCTTCTTGTTAATTAACATAGTATTGATCGGTGTGTGTTTCTGAAACAACAGATGCTTGAAGGTCTCGTGAAGAAGATAGCTATAGACTTTGATGTGGAGAGCATCGCGAAATCAGCAAAAGCCTCTAAGGAAGCCAAGATTGCAGAAGTTGGTGCCGATATCGATCTTGTAATTCGTCAGTAACTTTAAATGAGAGTTTGTGATGGAACCCGAGGATTTAGATATTCTTTGATTCTCCCAACATTTTTCCATATGACTCAGAATCACTTTTCCTTGAAATGCAATtcacttttatttctttcagaTTTCTGAATACAGATTTGAATATTAACAGATGTGAAAACAAGGGAAGAGTAGTAGTAACTCTACTCTGCTATCATGGCTTCCATTTAGAGTAGAACTTTTGATCACCCCACATTAACATTCTACTAAGCGAAACATTaacgttcttcttcttcaaatgcCAATGCCTTGGCTTTATCCTCTTCCCCAAGCTAAAACCAAAGTACTGCGGAAACTTCTTGAGCTCTTCCAATTCTCTTTCCATGTCATAAACCAGAAACTCAAACTTGGGTCTCAAGTTATCTTCAACGCTGTATCCAAATATCGCGGGGATTCTCCCACAGACTCTAGCTGCTTCCTCGTGTTCGAACCCTATGCTCTTTAGGAATCTCATCTTAGCTCTTAGCTTCTCAACTCTCGTGTTCAGCACGTGAGCGTTCGTCTTGCTCGCTTTGTTCAGATTCCGTAACCCTAGCTCCTTTAGGTAAACAAGCGTCGGTCTCAAGCAATACTCTACGTCGGAGAGGAGGATGTTGGGGCAATTTACGATTAAGCCCCTGGATTCTTCCGCTGAAGCTCCGAGCTCGCCGGTGAGAAAATCGAAGACGGGATCGAGTTTAGAAATGTCGAAAGTGGGAGAGAAGAGCTGTGGGCAGAGGAAGACGAGGCGCGGGAAATCTTCGTCGGAGATTCCTCTCGATTTTAGGAAGTTCACGGCGGAGAGGATAACGGGAAGATCATTAGCCGGAGGAGCGAGTCGGGGATTCTGTGGAACGATTCCGAGAGAAGAGAGGTGTCTAAGGTTTTCACGGTGCGAGGTTTGGAATTTGAGATAGAGAGGTTTAGAGctagaaggaggagaagaagacgacgatgagAAAGAGGGGAGAGGTTGAAGATGAAGTGAAGCAATAACAGCCATATCCTCCGATTCTTCACTCTTTCTTCTCATCCCGGTTCGATTTTATctatttctataattaataaaccagaaattattttttaaaccgGTTCAGTATGAGGCCGGTTTGGTTAGCTAGTATATTGGGCTAAGATCAAAGCccatcaattaaaaaaaaaaaacctaagacccagagaagaagaagctctttcACCGTTTCTCTCTTGTCTTCGATGTTGTGTGAGAGTCTTCTCTCTGACTCAAATCCAGAGCTCGTtgggagaaaaagatgaagCCAGTGATAGGCACTGTGGTGTCCAACAAAATGCAAAAGTCGGTGGTTGTGGCCGTCGATAGACTCTTTCACAACAAGCTCTACAATCGTTATGTCAAACGTACTTCCAAGTTCATGGCTCACGATGAAAAGGACTCCTGTAACATCGGCGATCGAGTAATTTCCCTTCATTTTGGACTTGTACTCTCAAATTTGTTAGCTGTATTGTGGTGAATTTGAGATACATTTGATTAAGAGCTCGATTTAGGGAAGCTTTGCGTTTTGTTATCGATCTTTACATCTTAGGACTGGTTTGGACTCAAAACCATTTGGAAGTAGACTTGCCTGTTTGTGTTTCCTTGTTATTAGGCtggttttaaaaaaaggaaacttgaaTGGTACAGGTGAAATTGGATCCTTCAAGGCCTTTGAGCAAGCATAAGCATTGGATTGTTTCAGAAATCATAAAGAAAGCACGCATTTATTCTGCAcaggctgctgctgctgctgctgctctcaactcctcctcctcctcagcctCCATTGCTGAGAAGTCCCCTGTTTCTTCTTCCTAAGGTGATTGATTTAGTTATTGCTTTTTGTGGTTAATTGTATCAGATTTTGTTTCACTTGCTAGTTCAGAGTAGTGTTCTTTTGTACGTTTTAGCTAGTTTTTGTCGAACTGCGTGAGAAATTGACTTTGATGTGTTTCTGAAATAAATCATCcacatttgatatttgatagtTCTGTATCTTACGGTCTAAGCTTGTTAGGCATCTTGAGCTTCCATTCTTAAGCTCTTGGAACCCATTTTGTGCTGCTACATTTTCTTTGTCATACCCACTACGAAATTATATAGCTTGGTAGGCATCTTCGTGTCCATCTATCGTAGTCTCTAATATCCTTACCTTTTCGGTTGGTTAGGATTTAAATCTATGTTCCTCTTGCTGCAGTTTTGCAGTTCAGGAGCAAAACTCAGGCAGGCTCGAAAAATGTGTTTCACACACTGGTAGCTGATACTAGAGTAGCATGCATCATAAACAGAGAATATGGTAACTGAGACCTGTAGTGTAGGTGATGTTGATCGGAATTTAAAATCCTGATTAGCTGTGTAATCAATGAATCTTAAGTTGAAGATATTCTATTGAAGGTTGATGAATAATTCTCACTCTATAGGAAAAGAAGCTGTAATTCAGAAAGAACAAGTTTATAGAGATGATTGTGTTAGTCAAATCTTTTCATAAATGAAGTTAAAAAAGATCAAACTTCCACATCTAATTGGATATAAACATTTGGAGAAAGTTCACAATGTATATAAGAATCCAACGCCAGAATTATTCAAATCCAAATGTGTCTTATGAAATAAAATTCTGGTTTGGATTtggaccaaaccaaaccgaatcagCCATGCCATGTCAGCATACTCCTAATCAAACATTGATTATTTGATTGGTCTCTTGCAATGTTATGTGGGTCCCATCATATCAGGATGCGGTGGCAGACGCAGAAGAACTCTTGCTGCtgagtctcttcttctttgtattcagaagataaaatttgtttctttcctcCTGTCCGgttgagaaagagaaataaaaatgcaagttAATGTGCATACTAATTAGCTAGTGTctagcgaagaagaagaacaaagactTAAAACCAACAATGGAAGGAACTTGTTTTCTCCGTGGGCAACCTCTCGTCACAACAATACATTCTCTTCCAAGAAAAGGGTTTCATCTCCAAAGATGGAAGACCAATCGGATTGTCAGATTATCTGGTTTAAAGAATCACTCAGATTCTGGAAAGTCGTTGTCTTTCGATCTTAGCCTCAGGGCTTCGGCTTCAGGTACTACTCTCTGCAATTCAGTTTTCAAGCTTTTTTTCTTCCGCAGCTTTGTTTGTGATGGGAAAGTTTAGCTCGATTATGATTCgatatgtttctcttaaatttatctctttttttcttgttgtttgttgctGATGGTTTCAAAGTTCTCATCTTTTTGACCTTTTGATCTCCTTCAAAACCTGGTATTGATGATCTTACTCATTTTCCTGTTTGTTATTGAACTAAGGTCCCATAAGAGCAAGCTCTGCAGTAACAGAAGCAAGCCCTACGAATTTAAATTCCAAAGAAGAAGACCTTGTCTTTGTAGCCGGTGCTACTGGTAAAGTTGGTTCTAGAACTGTGAGGTTAGTTTCTTTGCTTCCTTTAAGTCTGAATAATATAATTCACAATGCTGGTTGGTTAAAGAGTCTTATCCAATGTCCTTATTCACTCAGAGAGCTACTGAAGCTCGGATTTCGGGTTAGAGCTGGAGTTCGAAGTGCTCAGAGAGCAGGAAGTCTTGTACAAGTATGACTTACATTAATACTTAAATGTATGTTACAGTCAATTgattcatcatgtttagtgatgTTTATAACGCAATTTAACTCTTTGCAGAGTGTTAAGGAAATGAAGCTCCAGAACACTGATGAAGGAACTCAACGTAAGAGCAgaatgtttttgatttacttGCAAATGATGTTGTTGTAGAAAAAGTAACAGGCAGTGTCTGTGTCTTTAGCCCAGCTGTAGAAAAGCTTGAAATTGTGGAATGTGACttggagaagaaagattcaataAAGCCTGCATTGGGAAAAGCATCGGTGATTATATGCTGTATTGGTGCTAGCGAGAAAGAGATCTCTGATATTACAGGCCCTTACAGGATTGATTACCTTGCCACCAAAAACCTTGTTGATGCTGGTAAGAAAAAATATAGCTCAAAGCGGTTTATTTGTCTATTCTCTCTATCTTGTTTCATCATTGCCTCTTATGGTATCATGAGCAGCAAAATCTGCAAAAGTTAATAGCTTCCTTTTGGTGACATCCTTGGGGACAAATAAATTTGGATTTCCCGCTGCGATTCTCAAGTAAGTCTGTAAATGTTTTTCATTCATTACACACTTACTTAATGGCATGttgttggtatatatataacttcttCTAAACATCTCGTATATGAAGCCTATTCTGGGGAGTGCTTTGCTGGAAGAGAAAAGCTGAAGAAGCATTGATTGAAAGTGGTCTCAATTACGCAGTGAGTgattcacaaataatcttaaaCCAAACCTCTTATCTCAGAGACTCTTTCTATTGTATCATGTCTGAAATTTTTGTCTTTCCGTCTTATTTTATCAGATAGTCAGGCCTGGAGGAATGGAGAGGCCCACCGATGCATACAAAAAAACTCATAATCTAACTCTTTCTCTAGACGATACATTGTTTGGTGGTCAGGTCTCCAATCTACAGGTATTCATATTTTTCCCTTATCTCTGACACAGTGATATGACCACATTATGAAGAAGggctttgatttgttttctgcttCCTTGTTATTGATCTACAGGTTGCAGAATTGCTCGCTTGTATGGCAAAGAATCCTCAACTTTCTTGCTCCAAGATTGTGGAAGTGGTTGCTGAAACAACTGCTCCATTAACTCCAATGGAAAAGCTTCTCGAAAAGATTCCTTCCAAACGTCCTTATGTGCCTCCACCAAAGGTTATATATTGCATATTTCTTCTCGTTTTTCATCTTGATCATCGCTCTCTTCTGATATGatgattatctttttttctcttcattacCCTTGTGGACAGGTTGCAGCCAAAGAGGTCAAACCAGTACCAACTAAGCCTGTCACTCAAGAGCCAACAGCTCCCAAGGAGGATGAAGCACCTCCAAAAGAGAAAGATGTGAAACCTAGGCCGCTGTCTCCTTATGCAGCGTAAGACAACTTGTTTCTCAACGGGAAAATTCAAATATGTAACCAAAATGACTTGTTGACATAACATTGATTGTTTTCGGCTTGTATTGTTCCTGTTTGTTTTGTGAATATAATATAGCTATGAAGACTTGAAACCTCCAACATCTCCTATTCCAAGTTCGACCACAGCAAAATCGAAGGAGGTAGATGCCACTCAGGTTCCTGTTGAGGCCAATCTAGTGCCAGATAGTATCTCAAATGTCCTagtagaagaggaagaagaagtaaagcaaGCTGTAGAAGAATTAGAAGTAAAGCAagctgtagaagaagaagaagtaaagcaaactgaggaaaagaaagagaggccCCTTTCCCCGTATGCCTGGTAAAACCTTAAAAAACTTTGCGGCTTTATTCTGTTCAGGTGTCACTAGATTGAACCTACAGTTTCTATTGCTATCATTACACACGGAGTAATAAATGTGTGAGcaggtataaatttcaaaatgacTTGTTGACATGACATTGATTGTTTTCGGCTTGTGTTGTTCCCTTTTGTTTTGTGAATATAATATAGTTACGAAGACTTGAAACCTCCAACATCTCCTATTCCAAGTTCGACCAAATCACTCGCTCCTGCCAAATCTAAGGAGGTGGATGCCACTCAGGTTCCTGTTGAGGCCAATCTAGTGCCAGATAGTATCTCAAATGCCCCAGTAGAAGCTCAGGTTCCTGTTGAGGCCAATGTAGTGCCAGATAGTATCTCAAATGCCCCAGTAGAAGAAGTAAAGCAagctgtagaagaagaagaagaagtaaagcaagctgaggaaaagaaagagaggccCCTTTCCCCTTATGCCTGGTAAAACCTTATTAACTTTGCAGCTTTATTCTACTCAAAAGCCACTAGATTGAAAATGGTTATGCGCGCTTGCAGTTTCTACTGCTATCATTACAGTCCGAGTAATAAATGTGTGAGCAGGTACtaatttcaaaagtttgatGCTTTTTCTACTTGGTCTTGTGTGGTGCAGCTATGAAAATCTGAAACCACCTTCATCACCCTGTCCTAAAGCTTCGGGTACCAGAAAAACTGATTCTTTGTTGCCTGGTCCAGCCGATTCTGATACTGATAAAAGCTCAACAGTTGCACCAAGTGTCACTGAGACAGCAGTTGCACCAAGTGTCACTGAGACAGCAGTTGCAACAAGTGCCCCTGAGACAGCAGTTGCGACAAGTCCCCCTGAGACAGCAGTTGCGACTAGTGCCCCTGAGACAGCAGTTGCAACAAGTGTTACCGAGACAGCAACACCAGCCACACCAAAAATGAGGCCTCTTTCTCCTTATGCAGTGTAACAACTTTTCGTCTTCTGTTAATCTGTTATGTATATCCTCtatgtatatatctaatttGCTTGTGATCCGTTTTTTCTTCAATGAATCTATACTGTGTTTTGCAGCTACGCTGACCTGAAACCACCAACCTCACCAACCCCTGCATCAACCGGTCCCAAGGAAGCAGCATCTGAGATAACAGCAGATGCAGAAGACAACTCAGAGTTGCCTGCAGGCAATAATGATATGCTGGAAACAGTTGATGGAAGTGTGTAAGTATCTAGATACCAAATTTAAAGTGTGTATAGTTAAGTAATCAATCACTTCAATATTAAGGGTTTTCTCGCTTTGTTTTGTCAGGAACACTACTCCATCTTCTTCTGCACCGGAAGCAGTACCTGTTGTTAGCAATGTAGACACTTCCCTTGCTTCAGGAGACAATCCAGCTCAGCCAAAGCCAAGACCTTTATCACCTTACACAATGTAAGAGATACAGAGAGAGTAGCCTGCTGGTTCTAAGTGTGTCCATTTTAATTACTTCTTCTTATGTGACCTGAGAGACGTAAATGTTTGCAGGTACGAGGACATGAAGCCTCCAACTTCACCACTTCCATCTCCAGTCATCAATCATTAGTTATGTGAAACGAGAATTGGCCTCTTAAATCCtggagattcttcttcttgttgttaatTACAGATTCTAAacagtgagtgagagagagatggggCAATTCAGTTTTGCAGGTATGAATCAGTGAGCTTATTTGTAGAGTAATACAATATGCCTTATGAGTTCTACTTTTATTTCTCCTGTCCAACTATCATATGTGGTAACccatttgtttccttttctcatATATTATATGACCCAAATTTCTTAACGTTACTTTAGGTTTTCATATATCTTTCTTCTGTATTCTTATTCAATCAACTTTGTGTTTGTATACAgatttagtattaaaaatttgGGGAAGTTTTCGAAGTGTATGTTTACTGGTAATAACCATTCATGCATGTATACTAAATTACTCTGCATGGTAATAAGTGTCAATACTCTTAGTCATAGTCTCTTAGTTGTGTTGAAACTTGTGGCGATCGAGACAAGAACTGAGAAGACAGAAGAGTTGTCGCTTATGTCATGGAGCGAAAACTACGGAACAGAAATTTCGGAAGTCACAACGAAAAGCACAATCCCAAAAATGAATCTTCTATTAGCTAAATCATCTCTCTTGgattctctttatttatttcccTGAAAACACTTGGAATTTACGTTTAGTCACATATATGGAACACTtccaaacaaaaccaactctAACAACATTTTGTATagatgtttttctttaaataatgtttgattgatcCAATCGCCAAAAAACTTGTGTTGTGTCCTTGGCAATTGAAGACTAGTCAGTTAAGAGCATTGAATAATGAGTactatctaaatattttatatataagtacgGGCTTTAGTTATTAAATATGAATCTCTAATTCTCCATGTTACGTATGGTAGCTTTCTTATAGAAAAAGGGTTTTTGCACCTTCTCACCTTTCATCGCTTTTAAGGCCTTTCTTTACCATTTCAATCAAGTGCCTTGGTGCTTGCCACTCCATCTCTTTAACCAAAAGACACCCACTAAATACCTTTTCTTGTTTACCATTAGTAACTCTTTCCGGATAATGCTTTGTCAAAAGATGTTTTTTATATACTCGTGAAATGCGATTATATGGTTTGAATTTTAGTGGAggtttagaaaatataatgGTCCACTTGACTAGTATGCAACCCATATAAATAACGTGGAAGTTGGAACTACATATATATCCTTAAAAAANNNNNNNNNNNNNNNNNNNNNNNNNNNNNNNNNNNNNNNNNNNNNNNNNNNTTAGTTATTAAATATGAATCTCTAATTCTCCATGTTACGTATGGTAGCTTTCTTATAGAAAAAGGGTTTTTGCACCTTCTCACCTTTCATCGCTTTTAAGGCCTTTCTTTACCATTTCAATCAAGTGCCTTGGTGCTTGCCACTCCATCTCTTTAACCAAAAGACATCCACTAAATACCTTTTCTTGTTTACCATTAGTAACTCTTTCCGGATAATGCTTTGTCAAAAGATGTTTTTTATATACTCGTGAAATGCGAttatatgatttgaattttagtggaggtttagaaaatataatgGTCCACTTGACTAGTATGCAACCCATATAAATAACGTGGAAATTGGAACTACATATATATCcttaaaaaaatctactacataTATATCCTTATAAATTAACTGTTCCAAATGTTAATAGCTCTCCCTCGGAAAGTACTATGAGCAGCAGTCTATGAGTACATATTGTATCATTTTTGTCACTACAACATAAGATTAGCGTACGAATACAACCATGGATGTTCCAACTtccaaataatttaaatttagaatctAGCTAGCGTAAAGAGAATCCGATTTAAGAACTAACACGAAGAGAAACAGTAAATCTTCGATTTGTAAGCTGTCCTCCGTATGTGATGTTGCCATAGAAAAAGTAGCCTTTACAAAAAACATCAGACCCGATGTCAAACCAATAATTACataatgtttgtttcttttgatgcAAAATACCCCAAAAAGagacacatattttgttttattttaggatACTTTACATTATTTCATTAAAGTGTGTCAATCAAATGCATTTTCTTTCCAAGATCGGACTAGTTTATTAATGATGAAATAATCAGATAACCAAACTTAACGACCATGCAGATGATTTTATCATCCAATAACAAGTTAGATACATATAAGatctaaatcctaaaaatatGTATTGCTTGTAAAAAAAGTCATTTATTGTAACACAAAGATGTTAGGTAAAAGAACAgatagaaaatttataaatatcacagttatatattttttcacaattttttaatcaaactttcttggggaaaaaaaatattgtacaCTTTGTGTATATATGATTCTTATTTCTAGGGAGTAGTCTCATTCCATTCGTGGTATAGTGCTTTTCACTGCaattttcttctgttctttaaacctttcctttcttcttcttcttcagtaacttttcttttgtcactatctaaattgtttttatatctcTCATTTAATACTCTGTTTCCagtggtttttagtttttacttctGATTTTTGTCACACAACACAAAACTCTTTAAAATACATTAGGCGGGGGATTTCAAGATTTTTCACACAAAGCAGAGAGAAGACTCTTCGTCAAACACTCATGACGTCGGCAACAACTTCGAATCACAAACGTTCTCGAAGgttctgtctcttcttctttcataagTTTATATTAACTTTAAGGTTCTGTCTCTTCTTACctagtttgggtttttttttccagtgATCCGGTCCCAAGAAAAGctctcaaaaacaagaaatcaagTGAGGCCCTTTACAACATCAACCAATTTCACATGGTAAGGAATCTTCAAAATGGTTTAAATCTTTTTCTTAGTCTCTATGTTTATCAAATCAGCTTAATTAGTTCTTATTTGTTCTTTTAGGATGAACTTTTGCAGAGAGAGATAGAGCAGCTAAAATCTCTTCTAAAGTCCAGAAAATTACATCCTAGTGCCAGGAGAGTCTCAAGTGATGAGGTTTTAATCAAGTTTTCTCACAagattttcttaagttttctaAGAATATTATTCAAAACAGATCTCAAATCTCTTACTGTATACTCTCTGCAGATTGATTTGTTGCTTCAAGAAGATGAAGTATTAGTACGGCGTGAAATGGAGACAGTCCTTCGACGCAAACTGTTCttagaatattctaaaaatgaAGATTCCTCTATCCCCAAGGTTTGTGTTATCTTAGAAGACAAGTAAGCGTTACTACCCTGTGTGAATATCTTCTCTGAGACAATAAGAGAATGCTTCTATGAATTCTTGATTTAGGAAGCAAAGAAACTGGTCAGGGAAATCGCGGGGTTGGAGCAGCAAGTGATGTACTTAGAAACATATCTTCTTTTGTTATACCGGAGACtattcaacaacaaaattacaTCCAAGTTTGAATCAGAAGAGAAGGAGGGATCAGAGGATGTTCTAGCGGCTTCTAAACACATTCATTCACCCAAAAACTCAGTTTCCAGCCCTCAGAAAGTTATAGATGACTCTGGAATATTCCGGAGCCACTCATCGTTGTCTCATTGTTCAGGCTATTCCTTTAGAATGTCTCCCCAAGCAATGGACTCATCATATCATCGGTCTCTTCCTTTCTCAATGCTTGAGGTAAACGAAACTGTGTTAGACAGTTAAAAATTCTTGGTTGACATTCTTAAGTTAGATGGTGATTTACATTTTCACGCTTGCAGCAATCTGATATCAATGCGTTGATCGGGACATATGTTTCTGAAAACGTTCATGAATCACCGAATAGTTTGTCTGAAGAGATGGTCAAGTGCATCTCGGAAGTAATTCGTCAACTCACAGATCCAAAATCACTAGTAGTCGACGATGATCGAGAATCAAGCAGCCCTTTCCGCGGGAAAGAGCCTCTGAAGATCATTAGCCGACCTTACGACAAATTATTAATGGTGAAATCGATATGTAGAGACACGGAGAAGTTAAATGCAGTTGAACCTGCTTTGAAACATTTCAGGTTTTTCTATCTCAGGCTGTTACAATAtcaatttcttttggtttatataaGTTAACTCTGTTATTTAATCAATTCACAATGTTTAGGTCACTTGTTAATAAGTTAGAAGGAGTGAATCCAAGGAGGTTAAATCATGAAGAAAAGCTAGCTTTCTGGATTAACATTCACAACTCTCTGGTTATGCATGTAATGTTACTTTCTCGAACTAAACTTCTTTTACCACGATCTTGCTGATAAATCTCTATAGACATTAATTAGCTACtttggatttttgttgtttctcttttgcagTCGTTACTTGTCTATGGGAACCCTAAAAACAGCATGAAAAGGGTATCTGGGTTGCTGAAGGTAGGGGTGATCATACTTACAGTGCAGACTTACTTGAGGCACAAGTCATAGGTCAAATTAACAATGACTAGGGTTAATATATTGTGTAATAAAGGCAGCGTACAACGTTGGAGGTCGAAGCTTGAACTTAGATACCATTCAGACT
The Camelina sativa cultivar DH55 chromosome 15, Cs, whole genome shotgun sequence DNA segment above includes these coding regions:
- the LOC104746275 gene encoding uncharacterized protein LOC104746275, producing the protein MTSATTSNHKRSRSDPVPRKALKNKKSSEALYNINQFHMDELLQREIEQLKSLLKSRKLHPSARRVSSDEIDLLLQEDEVLVRREMETVLRRKLFLEYSKNEDSSIPKEAKKLVREIAGLEQQVMYLETYLLLLYRRLFNNKITSKFESEEKEGSEDVLAASKHIHSPKNSVSSPQKVIDDSGIFRSHSSLSHCSGYSFRMSPQAMDSSYHRSLPFSMLEQSDINALIGTYVSENVHESPNSLSEEMVKCISEVIRQLTDPKSLVVDDDRESSSPFRGKEPLKIISRPYDKLLMVKSICRDTEKLNAVEPALKHFRSLVNKLEGVNPRRLNHEEKLAFWINIHNSLVMHSLLVYGNPKNSMKRVSGLLKAAYNVGGRSLNLDTIQTSTLGCRVSRPGQVFRFLFASRSKGKAGDLGRDYAITHPEPLLHLALCSGNMSDPSVRIYTPKNVMMELEYGREEYVLSNLGISKDNKILLPKLVELYAKDTGLCNVGVLDMIGKFLPCEARDRIQQCRNKKHGRFSIDWIAHDFRFGLLL
- the LOC104746274 gene encoding protein TIC 62, chloroplastic-like translates to MEGTCFLRGQPLVTTIHSLPRKGFHLQRWKTNRIVRLSGLKNHSDSGKSLSFDLSLRASASGPIRASSAVTEASPTNLNSKEEDLVFVAGATGKVGSRTVRELLKLGFRVRAGVRSAQRAGSLVQSVKEMKLQNTDEGTQPVEKLEIVECDLEKKDSIKPALGKASVIICCIGASEKEISDITGPYRIDYLATKNLVDAAKSAKVNSFLLVTSLGTNKFGFPAAILNLFWGVLCWKRKAEEALIESGLNYAIVRPGGMERPTDAYKKTHNLTLSLDDTLFGGQVSNLQVAELLACMAKNPQLSCSKIVEVVAETTAPLTPMEKLLEKIPSKRPYVPPPKVAAKEVKPVPTKPVTQEPTAPKEDEAPPKEKDVKPRPLSPYAAYEDLKPPTSPIPSSTTAKSKEVDATQVPVEANLVPDSISNVLVEEEEEVKQAVEELEVKQAVEEEEVKQTEEKKERPLSPYACYEDLKPPTSPIPSSTKSLAPAKSKEVDATQVPVEANLVPDSISNAPVEAQVPVEANVVPDSISNAPVEEVKQAVEEEEEVKQAEEKKERPLSPYACYENLKPPSSPCPKASGTRKTDSLLPGPADSDTDKSSTVAPSVTETAVAPSVTETAVATSAPETAVATSPPETAVATSAPETAVATSVTETATPATPKMRPLSPYAVYADLKPPTSPTPASTGPKEAASEITADAEDNSELPAGNNDMLETVDGSVNTTPSSSAPEAVPVVSNVDTSLASGDNPAQPKPRPLSPYTMYEDMKPPTSPLPSPVINH
- the LOC104746273 gene encoding uncharacterized protein LOC104746273, which produces MKPVIGTVVSNKMQKSVVVAVDRLFHNKLYNRYVKRTSKFMAHDEKDSCNIGDRVKLDPSRPLSKHKHWIVSEIIKKARIYSAQAAAAAAALNSSSSSASIAEKSPVSSS
- the LOC104746270 gene encoding transcription termination factor MTEF1, chloroplastic-like translates to MAVIASLHLQPLPSFSSSSSSPPSSSKPLYLKFQTSHRENLRHLSSLGIVPQNPRLAPPANDLPVILSAVNFLKSRGISDEDFPRLVFLCPQLFSPTFDISKLDPVFDFLTGELGASAEESRGLIVNCPNILLSDVEYCLRPTLVYLKELGLRNLNKASKTNAHVLNTRVEKLRAKMRFLKSIGFEHEEAARVCGRIPAIFGYSVEDNLRPKFEFLVYDMERELEELKKFPQYFGFSLGKRIKPRHWHLKKKNVNVSLSRMLMWGDQKFYSKWKP